CGTGCCGGTCCCGGTGCCGGGCCGGTCTCCTCCGCCTCGGCCAGCATCCGTTCGGCGTACGCCGCGAGGTGGCGGCGCCACACATGCCGCTGCACCAGTTCCATCTCCGGCAGCAGCGCCGCCGCGCGGGCCGTCAACTCCCCACCGTCCAGGGGCGCGCCCGAGGCGCGGTTCATCCAGGACCAGAGGGTGTACACCTGCCACTCGGCGAGGCGGGACAGATGGTGTCCGAGGGCGCGCGCCATCATCGCCTCGCTCTGCGCGGTGATGAGTCCGGCTCCGATCATCCGCTCGCCCGCGCGCAGCGCCTCGATGTCGGCGTCGGTGAACACCCGCGCGTCGTCGTCGACCACCGGGAAGCCGAGCGCGCGCCAGATCTCCATGGTGCGCCCGGCCCCTGTCCCGACCCGCTCGGCGACCTCCCGCCTCGTCCAGGTGCGGCCGCCGCCGAGCAGCAACGCCTCGATGCTCCGCTGCAGTTCGCCGATGCCGGACGGAGCGCCGGGTTCCGCCGCCGGCTCTGCCGCACTCATGTGGTGTGGACGATCAGCACGTCGACACCGGCTTTTCTGGCGACGTCCGCGGGGACGGAGCCCAGGATGCGGCCGGCGATCGAGCGCAGCCCCCGGTTCCCGACGACCAGGAGGTCGGCCGAACATTCTCGGGCGACCCGCACGAGCGCGGCGACCGGTTCGTCCCGTACCGCGACCGTCCGCACGTCCGCCGCATGCTGTGCGCGGGCCCGGTCGCCGGCGATCCGCAGGGTGTCCTCGGCGGGCGCTGAGCCCACCACTTGGTATGCCTCAGCTCCTAACTGATCCTTGGCCAGGTCGAGTTCGGGGCCGCTCATGGGCGTGTACGCGCAGGCGATGACGAGTTCGGCGCCGCAGGCGGCGGCGAGCCGGGCCGCCCTCTCGACCGCGGCGAACGACGACTCAGAGCCGTCGGTGCCGACCAGGACAGTGCGATAGGCGGCCAAGACAATCCCCTTACTCCTAAGTAAACTTACTGTCGAGTAAAATAGGATGCGGCCGACTCGTCGGGCAAGGGGTGCGACACGTGGTACGGACGTGCTGTTGCCAACAGCACACCGGTGGATGCGGTGAGGGCGGCGTCGCCCCTCGGGCGGCGCGGCGGAGCAGGGGGACCGTGGAGCGGGCTGCCGCCGCTCACGCCTGACCGGTGGCCGTCGCCGCGTTGCGGAGTGCGAGTTCGGCGAACGCCTCGGTGAGTTGCGGTGGGCTGATGACCGTGACGGCCGTGTCGAAGCGGTTGAGGGAGGCCGCCAGAGCGATCCAGGACCATGATCCCGCGGTGTAGCGGCACTGGTGGGGGCCGAGATCCTCGACAGTGCCGTCGCCGGCGAAGGGTGCGACGGCGGCGGCGGGCTTCCCCAGGACGACGGTGCCCACGCAGGGCCAGGTGTTGGCCCCGTCCGAACCCTTGAAGCGCGCCGAGACATAGTCCTGGACGCTGCCGCCGGGGATCTCCCGAGGGGTGAAGCGGGGCCCGGCCGGGGTGCGCGGGGAGATGCGGTCGGCGCGGAAGACGTACCAGTCGCCGTGTTCGAGGTCCCACGCCACCAGGTACCAGCGGCCGTGGGACGTCACGAGGTG
The sequence above is drawn from the Streptomyces sp. SAT1 genome and encodes:
- a CDS encoding universal stress protein, giving the protein MAAYRTVLVGTDGSESSFAAVERAARLAAACGAELVIACAYTPMSGPELDLAKDQLGAEAYQVVGSAPAEDTLRIAGDRARAQHAADVRTVAVRDEPVAALVRVARECSADLLVVGNRGLRSIAGRILGSVPADVARKAGVDVLIVHTT